Within Lolium rigidum isolate FL_2022 chromosome 5, APGP_CSIRO_Lrig_0.1, whole genome shotgun sequence, the genomic segment TAGCGACTCCTCCAGTGGTGTCTTGATTACCATCCGCACCGTTCAGGTCGGCGAAGGAGCAGGCGATGGTATCAGGATCGAATCCGAGATGAACAGAGACAAAAGtccggggtggggggggggggggggggcagctggGACCGTCACTAGGAAGCTAGGACGATGCTAGCGCAGGAAGAAGAAGCAGGCAATGCCAGGAAGGCACGAAGGGGGCTCTTTCAGGTAATCAGGCATCACATTACGCAGGGTTCTGAGAAAAATGTGTGGAAAATAACAACCCTTTCCAGAGAGTTCAGACGCATATGACCCGTCTTCTGAACTGATCGCCGATCTAACCTTTTATCCTATATATGGAGGCGTTGAGGTTGAAGTACTCCTTCGGTCTCGCCAATTATACAAAGAGCTTAGGCCCGTTCCACAACTGTACAAAGAGCTCGTTCTTGCCAATTCAGTAATATTAGCACTTACTAATATGGTGCTAAATTGATGTCATTAAATTCATATGAAAAGTACTCAGCGATGCTTACGATCTGTGGAAATTATATCATAAAACAAGTTCCCACGATGCACACCTGTGTATTTGATTCCATCCTATACTTAGTGTTTCATAAAACAAGTCAGATCATAAGAGAAATTTTGAGCATTACCCATTTTCACGATCGCAGACTTCTATAATCAACTACATGGCATGGATCACAGGCAGACGTATTGGTCTATGCAGCCAAAAGAGCTTACCTACAATTATCCTATGTCTATGTACATAcaagaaagaaggaaaaaaaaatcccTACGCACAGGAGTTAATCAACCTACATGTCCCACTGGCCACTGACCACTGCACATTTGGCTCCCTGAGATCAAAACTCACAAGAAATGTGGAAATGATGAGATGCGCGGCAGATGGGTAAGGAGATCCCCAAATGGTTCTTGCCTTGGAGGCAATGAGCCACTGTCCTCTTCTGCTCCAACCGAAGGCGCATAAGGTTGGGGCTTTCTCTCATACATCTCATTATCACCATGAACACCAGCATTTACCTGGCTTTCACCTGAATCTCTGTGGATCAATGAACACAGAGAATTGACCCTTGACATGAGCATCCTCTCATCGGCAGAGGCTGTGATTTGGGAATCATTCAGAAGTTGTCGAGTCACCTCATCAAATGCTAGTTCACCCGCTGAGTCAAGGTCACCGTTGATGATCTGAGAGTCACTCAGTAGGTACTTGGTGATGTCGTCTAACACAAGTTTACCCGATGTGCCAGCACCACCATGAGCTGTAGGCAGGTTCCCTGAATACATCTGTCTGTAGATGTGGTTCCCAATGTGGTTTGCTATCTCACTCTTGGACATGGATCGCCGGATCCCAGGCAACTTAAAACCGTTCCAGCTAAGGATGCTTGTTTGTGGCTCGCACATACCAGAAGCCCCGTCTTGTTTAATCATTTCACTGCCAGTAACTGGAATGGAAAAAAATGATGAGAAAAGACATTCATAGTACATGCCACAATGATCCTAGTGGTAATTTGTGCCATTGGTAGTACAAGAGAAAACAATTTCAAATTGGACAGCATCTTTGATAACATAAAGAACTTATTTGCTCCTAATGCACCTGAACATAGACCTCGTGAGTCAAGAATACACATGAAGGTTAACATGGATACAGTATAGATTGAGCAGCACATTATACCATGGTTCTGTAGCATAACTCGGCATAAATTAGAATTGCAATTTTTTTCTTCAGAAACCATTGCATTTTAGTGAGAATGAACTAAGAGAAACTACTTTTATAATTGTTAAATTCACCTGAATTCGAGAAATGTGGAGGCAAGCCATCTGATGCTCCAGCTTCCTGTCTTCTTTCCGCATCtagcctgctggatgcagaatggTGCGATAAAAGTTCTCTAAATCTTTGGGGTCCTAACTGATCATCATCAAGTCCATTAGGATCAAAATCTTGGCACTTTACATCATCTGGATCTTCAAATATAGAACACCTTGATTCAAAGTAAGGATTCTCCAAGGTGATGTCATTTTTCTGGCTTAGCGACAGTAGACGTAGGTCACAGTGAACAAGTTTCTCCATGTGCCTATTCATCATTCCTGGGGCACACTGAAGAAAGTGTCTCCTGAAACAAATAAACTTCAGAAGTTAAGGCACCAGTGTCACTTAGCATACTATCACAATTACTTGATTGTGATGTCAGTCTGAATCTGTTTTTCACTATAATTTCTCAAGAAATCGGGTTAAACTGCACTATTTTGGGCCAAAGAGTGGAATATTTAGATGTGAAATCATTGGGTCTAAGATAAAAAAAAAGATCATTTGGCACAAGAATGACTTCATGTACCTGTGCATGCTGGCCTGTCCAGCGGTAAAATCAGAGGTTGCCTGCCACAAAGTGTGCTTCCTTGGCTGAGGGTTGGTTTCTCTGAAGAAAAGTGGTTGCCTGGACAACTGGACAAAGCAAGAAAAACATGATGAGCAACAGGAACAGTGCCCCCAGAAGGCCAAAATAGACATAAATTTACTACTCTACAAGATCCTTAACACTCCTGTTaatacatgatgatgtgattCCTTGTGGGCATAAACTATTTTAGCTTTGCCGTGAGTTGCATTACTGATTCAGTGTATCTACATGTACTTACTGCAATCTCCAAGGTTCCAGGTTCAGTTTCTGGACAAACCAGCTTAAGTGCACAGATATCAGACCACTGTATCTCAATTTTGCTCTTCAGACCACCATCCAGTACTTCCCACACGAGTTTGTGCTTTGCAAAATAACATTTCACTACCAAATCTCCTTCGTATCTTGATACCCACTGTGCATGTACGAAATAAACCTTTAGCATAAATGAACCAGTTGAACACAAATGAGAAAGCAACTGATGAATAATGACACGAACTGAACACTTATATTTATGAACACATTTACTGTGATTGTTGAAATGAACAGAGGATGTATATGCAGTGAGAATGAGCACATGGGAAAGTGCTAACCTCCCAAGATCCGATTCTTAGTACAGAACCGGGGAAATTAGAAGCTTTCAATTTCTCCGAGGCACTAACAGTGCTGCCATGCTGGGCATCTTTTGCCTTACCGGCCTGCACAAGCTTCATTTGGATCAAATCCACCAGAGACGGGCTCTTCTTGAGCCGCAAGCCGAGTGGGCTAGGCTCCTCGAGGAAATCATGTTGCGCTGGCTGCTGATTGGACACACTAGCACCACCTGTGCTCCATTGCTGTATGACACAAGTGAAAACACAACAAACCGAGATTAAAATAAAGCACAGTGAAGCATGATTTTATCTATATGACCTCCACTCACAAATACAACCCGTTTCTCACCTGCACACATTTTTTTACGATAATAGTATTGTGGATTGATACATAATCATCTAATGTGAAACATAATTTTATTCTTATTCCAAAATCCATGGAAAAAACTTGAAAGTAGTGACCGTACAGAGAGGACTAATTATTTTTGGCGAGGACGAAGTAGAATCTTGTGGTATACATTAAGGTTTATCAACATGCGGGTTTAGCATGTGTGGAAAGTGAAAACAGGGGAAATAGTGACCGTAGAgagaggagggtttttttttttttggccatGGACGAAGTAGAACCTTGTGGGATACATTAAGGTTTAAGAGCAGGAGGGGTTTAGCATGTGCGTGGTCGGGACAGTTTGGAGTGTTACTGAAGAGATAAGAGCACAGTTTCAGGAATCTGTCCATTTCTAAAGCTAAACAACGAAACGGATACGATTAGTTAGTAATAATATCTTTGCGAGCAGGGAAGATTCCAGGTGACTTGACTTCACCagatccttttttttttgctttagcaCACGTATGGCATGTCTATCCTCGACAAGTTGCGTGCCTTTTGCACAGAGACGCTTTCACGCTGGCACAACAGTTGAGAATGCCATCACGCTGAAGCCATTCGTACGATTGGAAGCGTACCATCGAGTTGTAAACCACTCCCTTCCCCTCTGCTgcttttttgcttttgttttctgGCTTTTGAGCGCATGTGACGATGTGTTTCGTTATCTGATGATAATGAAATTCGATCCGGTGggatcgcttggaaaaaaaatgaaattagcaaaaaaaaaaacatagttaCGCGAAATCGACCGCCACATGGATTTCCGAGCAAATTAGAGCCAAAATGAAGCCAGAGCCGAATacgaatactccctccgtttcgtaATTTGAACTAGAACCAACCACTGCAAGGATtagagaacggagggagtggaTTATAACTTCCTAGATTATTATCACTTCAACACGCTTGCTCGTCTGCTTCCCAATCGACCGCCACATGAACGGCCAGTCCGGATATTACGATGCAAAAACAAACTTCAGAATTAAGTTCATATCAAAAAGTTTTTTCCTGTCATCGCAAAGAACGGCGAGAGAGGAGGGGACGGGGAGACACACCTGCTGCTGCTGGGCGAGGCGGGACCTCTTGTGGAACGGCGACGCTTCggcccccgcggcggcggcgggaccgtCGGCGTCGAGcgcctcctccttgacctcccgccgGAGCTTCCCCAGGTGCGGCAGGTGAACCATATCCTCTCCCGCTCGCCGTCACCAGCGGCGCCGCTTCCTTCTCGCCGGAGGATTACTGCTGCTGAGGCGGTTGTCGTACGGATGCGGAGGcgtagaaggaggaggagagctGTTTGCACAAgcaagcgagcgagcgagcggcaCGGATCGGAACAGAGATAAATATCTCGGGGGCCGCAGGAAGCAGGATTAGATTTCGCTGGGAGCACGTGCCAGCCAACTGGATCTGGATTGCGGCCACCGTGGCGCCTAAAACGGATCTGACCGTTTCACCCCTCACATCATCCAGCTAGGAATGGCAACGGGTCTGCTCCGCACCGGGAGTGCCATCTCATTTCCATCCCCGTTTATAGTAAGCGCATTTTCAAcggagcgacgcaaacggacgcgtcaGCCGTGACCGAAAATACGTTTGGGCTCTGTTCCAGTGGGAcgatgcaaagtgaccggaccgttcgtgacgacgcaaacctggtccaaatatgcgtcaggtttgcgtccgcGGTCGCGCTGAATGTCCGCCGAAAATGACGTAGGACCCACGTATCGTGGCAGGAGGCCGATATTATCCCGCAAGTGGCCATTCCTTGCGCGAAAAGTCAAaatagaccggcgcgagcagtccagaagcgatgaaCGTCCTCGTCGCCGCAGCCACCATCATGGATGCCGAGGAAACCctggcacccgccgccgccccacactcccccatagccacgaccatagccacaatggaggctgcagctccggcggaagcaaagcgggccgccaccagCGGCCGggaggatggacgccgaggccaagacccgtgcagaggacacaaggatcatgctagccgacttgagcagcgtcgacgacAACACCATgccctggttcatgaagaggcgcgccgaaatccacgcgcgagacgcctgatcgccggcgccatgcgcccagcaccttgcctccttttggactttttttaTTGTTGTTCAAGCCTTGTTGTACTCCTTTTGGACTTCACTTTGCGCCCTACCaagtgcaaagtgtgatgaacttatttcAGACCTCAATTTGAGGCTGTAATTTCGTGAAAATTTGAGGCTACAACTTCTTTTCTGAATTTCCTAAAAATAAACTGGCCCGCGTCGAAAATCGTCgacccgctggagccaccccttgATGCAAACGGACGCAGGACCATTTCCGCGTCTGCCAGGCGACGCCAATGAACACCCGCAGacaatttgggcgtccgaaatgcgtcgcccagTTAGAGATGTCCTAATTGGgaagacgttttttccatcccatCCCACCGGGTTCGGGGAGAGGACCGGGTTCCCCATTAAGAAGCAAAATTCAAACGATCTTCTCGGGATGTTATATATTTTGCACATAGAAATAAGCAACTTTGTAATATGTACGAGATAAAATGACAACATATTAGTATAATATGTTTAATAATATTAAAATATACTACATTAAACACAATATTACAACGTatttcatataaaaatatatcaatTTACATGTATATAAAATTATAACAAGAGTTAGCGAGGAGCTAGGATGGGGAGACCTTTTAATCCCCATCCCCATTTTTGCTTATGGGGATAAAAGTTGCCCACACCCGTCCCCTAATAGATGAATTCCCCACGGGTTTACGGGGAACGCGGCCCCATTGACATCCCTAATCCAGCCGCGTCCACCGAAACTCCAAACGTATTTAGGGCGTCGGACAAACTTTCGTTCCCAGCCTCGTGCCACAGAGGCCCTTTCcatccggcgcggcccaatacggtgtccggcgctccgAGTCCGTCCATGATCCACACGGGATGCTTCGGGCACGCCAGACACAcgaaaaagcgaggcggggagtggtgggCCCGCCCATCGCGTCAGCGACACGG encodes:
- the LOC124658142 gene encoding uncharacterized protein LOC124658142 encodes the protein MVHLPHLGKLRREVKEEALDADGPAAAAGAEASPFHKRSRLAQQQQVCLPVPSSLAQWSTGGASVSNQQPAQHDFLEEPSPLGLRLKKSPSLVDLIQMKLVQAGKAKDAQHGSTVSASEKLKASNFPGSVLRIGSWEWVSRYEGDLVVKCYFAKHKLVWEVLDGGLKSKIEIQWSDICALKLVCPETEPGTLEIALSRQPLFFRETNPQPRKHTLWQATSDFTAGQASMHRRHFLQCAPGMMNRHMEKLVHCDLRLLSLSQKNDITLENPYFESRCSIFEDPDDVKCQDFDPNGLDDDQLGPQRFRELLSHHSASSRLDAERRQEAGASDGLPPHFSNSVTGSEMIKQDGASGMCEPQTSILSWNGFKLPGIRRSMSKSEIANHIGNHIYRQMYSGNLPTAHGGAGTSGKLVLDDITKYLLSDSQIINGDLDSAGELAFDEVTRQLLNDSQITASADERMLMSRVNSLCSLIHRDSGESQVNAGVHGDNEMYERKPQPYAPSVGAEEDSGSLPPRQEPFGDLLTHLPRISSFPHFL